In Maridesulfovibrio bastinii DSM 16055, a genomic segment contains:
- the mfd gene encoding transcription-repair coupling factor codes for MTFPSILSPFTHGEGNTVRIFKSGPGTQAFIAHHLHSKGQPVVVVVPGAKEYSELKNILKLLSENNTKKKPQENTSWDNEWQFLPPCLPKSSNSSDWAERWSTLYALTAGGKPKSVLLTVDNFLFKWPAPSFLENNYILLAKGEEMVPEMLMEQAVVWGYTRTRLVSSPGEMSMRGDILDIYPPGYQLPVRIEFFGDTIDEIRLFDPSSQRSKADLDELTVLPVAPAILTDENISCAREHWEQLKKTGEIGASEISHLTELLDNSNGMIWPGLFYPETVDLNSFLESNPVYILSSASNLRERLQDQEHSWNNFLKDDSSGTGLRWPVHQICWNEERARSVWRKNRQIVFEDLIIGRERDGIDLVENPFSSFSDVFWKPEQSKRPWASLVSGLKEWKSERFQTVLSFRTERSRSKFLSLIEPEQLAISTEYSPLNKGIYALISPFKYGMDLEWCQSLILGEEVLQPESSGGTRVRDKAFKGMTSYEDLLPDDLLVHRDYGLSRFGGLHHLKIGDVENDYLLLFFDDEDKLYVPVDRLNLVQKFKGPEGASPVLDKLGGARWAKTREKVRKAIEKIAGELVEMYAYRKVAKGYAYGPVDDLYWEFESTFGFEETPDQEKAIQDVFRDMEKPEPMDRLVCGDVGFGKTEVALRAAFRAVLDGKQVALLCPTTVLAEQHYQTFTRRMEGFPVNIGLLSRFVTGARSKRILEQAASGELDILIGTHRMLSKDVELPELGLLILDEEQRFGVRHKERVKEFKKNIDVLTLTATPIPRTLQLSLSGVRSLSTIETPPVDRKPVETALIERDESMLRSVVQRELERGGQIFWVHNRVQGLERVVEFVRKLAPDARIGMAHGQMGERALEDTIHKFWHQELDILVATAIIESGLDFPNANTLIVDQAQMFGLGQLYQLRGRVGRSTRQAYAYFVVSSLDSLSQKAKRRMQIILQLDYLGAGFKVAMEDLRLRGAGNILGEVQSGQIAKVGLDLFLEMLDEEVRRIKGDGAASASEPEINFVFRAHLPEEFVPDPRERLRYYRALSSAKDESRIEELAAEIKDRFGHFPQEVENFVSVLYLKRLLSRLRVAKADLFPARVVLSWNEDESFIDLSKLIKWVEERHDHVKLLPPAKLELRFEAGKGVAAGLNEVCNELNSLED; via the coding sequence TTGACTTTTCCTTCAATATTATCACCTTTTACCCATGGTGAAGGGAATACTGTTCGCATTTTTAAAAGTGGTCCCGGAACACAGGCTTTCATAGCTCATCACCTTCATTCTAAGGGGCAACCTGTTGTTGTGGTTGTTCCAGGTGCCAAAGAATATTCTGAACTGAAAAATATTTTAAAACTACTTAGTGAAAATAACACAAAAAAGAAGCCCCAAGAAAATACCTCATGGGATAATGAATGGCAGTTTTTACCTCCGTGCCTTCCCAAGAGCTCTAATTCTTCTGATTGGGCTGAACGCTGGTCAACATTGTATGCTTTGACTGCAGGTGGAAAACCTAAATCCGTTTTACTTACAGTCGATAATTTTCTTTTTAAATGGCCGGCTCCATCATTTCTTGAAAATAATTATATTCTTCTTGCCAAGGGTGAGGAGATGGTTCCCGAAATGTTGATGGAACAGGCCGTTGTCTGGGGCTATACCAGAACAAGGCTTGTCTCATCACCCGGTGAAATGTCCATGCGTGGTGATATTCTGGATATTTATCCTCCTGGATATCAATTGCCTGTCAGGATTGAATTTTTCGGGGATACAATAGATGAAATAAGGCTTTTTGATCCATCAAGTCAAAGGAGTAAAGCTGATCTTGATGAGTTGACAGTCCTCCCTGTTGCGCCGGCTATTTTGACTGACGAGAATATCAGCTGCGCAAGAGAGCACTGGGAGCAACTAAAGAAAACAGGTGAAATTGGCGCTTCCGAAATATCACATCTTACAGAGTTACTAGATAATTCAAACGGTATGATCTGGCCGGGATTGTTTTATCCGGAAACAGTTGATTTGAATTCCTTTCTAGAGAGTAACCCTGTTTATATATTATCTTCTGCTTCAAATCTGAGAGAGCGTTTACAGGATCAGGAGCATAGCTGGAATAATTTTCTTAAAGACGACTCCAGCGGAACAGGCTTGCGCTGGCCTGTTCATCAGATTTGCTGGAATGAAGAAAGGGCCAGATCTGTATGGCGCAAGAATAGGCAGATTGTGTTTGAAGATTTGATTATTGGTCGTGAAAGAGACGGAATTGATTTGGTGGAAAATCCGTTTTCGTCATTTTCGGATGTATTCTGGAAACCGGAGCAATCCAAAAGGCCTTGGGCTTCGCTGGTTTCAGGGCTTAAAGAATGGAAATCTGAGCGGTTTCAAACCGTATTGAGTTTCCGTACTGAGAGGTCAAGATCTAAATTCCTTTCTTTGATTGAACCAGAACAATTAGCTATTTCAACAGAATATTCTCCTCTAAATAAAGGTATTTACGCCCTGATTTCTCCGTTTAAGTATGGAATGGACCTCGAATGGTGCCAAAGTCTTATCCTTGGAGAGGAGGTCCTTCAGCCTGAATCGTCAGGTGGGACACGTGTAAGGGATAAAGCTTTTAAGGGTATGACTTCATATGAGGACCTTTTACCTGATGATCTTCTGGTCCATCGCGACTATGGTCTGTCAAGATTTGGTGGTTTGCATCACTTAAAAATCGGTGATGTTGAAAACGATTACCTACTATTGTTTTTTGATGATGAGGATAAATTGTATGTCCCCGTTGACAGGCTGAACCTTGTTCAGAAATTTAAAGGTCCTGAGGGAGCCTCTCCTGTCCTAGACAAGCTGGGGGGAGCCCGTTGGGCAAAGACCCGTGAAAAAGTTCGCAAGGCAATTGAAAAAATAGCCGGAGAACTTGTGGAAATGTATGCATACCGTAAAGTTGCAAAAGGATATGCGTATGGCCCTGTAGACGATTTATACTGGGAGTTTGAAAGCACTTTTGGATTTGAAGAGACACCTGATCAGGAAAAAGCTATTCAGGATGTTTTCAGAGATATGGAAAAACCGGAACCAATGGATCGGCTGGTATGCGGAGACGTTGGTTTTGGTAAGACCGAGGTTGCTTTGAGGGCTGCATTTAGAGCTGTTCTTGACGGCAAACAGGTTGCTTTGCTGTGTCCGACAACTGTACTTGCAGAGCAGCATTATCAGACTTTTACAAGGCGTATGGAAGGCTTTCCTGTCAACATCGGCTTGTTGAGCAGATTTGTGACCGGAGCCAGAAGTAAAAGGATTTTAGAGCAGGCTGCATCTGGAGAATTGGATATACTTATCGGCACGCACAGAATGCTTTCTAAGGATGTCGAATTGCCCGAATTAGGACTGCTGATTCTTGATGAAGAACAAAGATTTGGAGTTAGGCATAAAGAACGGGTTAAAGAGTTTAAAAAGAATATTGATGTTCTTACATTAACAGCTACTCCAATTCCAAGAACATTACAGCTGTCACTTTCAGGAGTGCGGAGCTTAAGTACTATAGAAACTCCCCCTGTGGATAGAAAGCCTGTAGAGACGGCCTTGATTGAGAGGGATGAAAGTATGTTGAGGTCCGTTGTTCAACGAGAGCTTGAACGCGGAGGACAGATTTTTTGGGTTCATAATCGTGTACAGGGACTTGAACGTGTTGTGGAGTTTGTTAGAAAGCTTGCCCCTGATGCCCGTATAGGTATGGCTCATGGGCAAATGGGAGAGAGGGCTCTAGAAGATACAATTCATAAATTCTGGCATCAGGAGCTTGATATTCTTGTTGCTACGGCAATTATTGAATCCGGCCTTGATTTCCCGAATGCAAATACTCTGATTGTTGATCAGGCCCAAATGTTCGGCCTTGGGCAGCTTTATCAGTTGCGTGGCAGGGTTGGACGAAGTACCAGACAGGCTTATGCGTATTTTGTTGTGTCATCCCTTGATTCACTCTCGCAAAAAGCAAAACGCAGAATGCAGATTATTTTGCAACTTGATTACCTTGGAGCGGGTTTTAAAGTTGCTATGGAAGATTTACGACTCAGAGGTGCCGGTAATATCCTTGGCGAAGTTCAGTCGGGACAGATCGCTAAGGTTGGTTTGGACCTCTTTCTTGAAATGCTGGATGAGGAAGTGCGGCGCATCAAAGGAGACGGGGCTGCTTCCGCAAGTGAGCCTGAAATTAATTTTGTCTTTCGCGCTCATCTTCCTGAAGAATTTGTTCCTGATCCACGGGAGCGGTTACGTTACTACAGGGCTCTTTCTTCAGCAAAAGATGAATCCAGAATAGAAGAGCTTGCAGCCGAGATTAAAGACAGGTTTGGACATTTCCCTCAGGAAGTTGAGAATTTTGTATCAGTTTTATATTTAAAAAGACTACTTTCTAGATTACGAGTGGCCAAGGCTGATTTATTCCCTGCAAGGGTTGTATTAAGCTGGAATGAAGATGAGTCGTTTATTGACCTTTCCAAGTTGATAAAGTGGGTTGAGGAGCGTCATGATCATGTAAAACTTCTTCCTCCTGCAAAGCTTGAGTTGCGTTTTGAAGCTGGCAAAGGGGTTGCAGCTGGATTGAACGAAGTATGCAATGAACTTAATTCATTGGAAGATTGA
- a CDS encoding SurA N-terminal domain-containing protein — protein MRKTIFCLLVFCLILTGCQGKSDEPGVIARVNGQPVYLAQLEYQYDLNHEGSEDFVPSVEQVREEYRHILNDLIIQKLVMQELMERGIPVTSQDVKNAENTVREDYPDGAFEQTLIEEYINIDDWREQLRNQLGMDKFFKQVLRPEIKIDYKEAEEYYRKHLSDFYVPAGSRLLVVSGPSRDRVSHAVDSLMKGESPKIVASKLKQVRVRETWIRDGQYPTEWENEIHDLKVGEASQIMVKDRSVICLILKEKKEATLLTPSQAYPTVEKVLLDKKLDSAFNSWLTSKLKVSDIKISEHLLEKHTEKNVAKKKPSETVSE, from the coding sequence ATGAGAAAAACTATATTTTGTTTGCTTGTTTTTTGCCTCATCTTAACTGGGTGTCAGGGAAAAAGTGATGAGCCGGGTGTTATCGCCAGAGTTAATGGCCAACCTGTATACCTTGCGCAACTTGAGTATCAGTATGATCTGAATCATGAAGGCAGTGAAGATTTTGTCCCCTCTGTTGAACAGGTTCGGGAGGAATATCGGCATATTTTAAATGACCTCATAATTCAAAAACTTGTGATGCAGGAACTGATGGAAAGAGGTATTCCTGTAACTTCTCAAGATGTTAAAAATGCAGAAAATACTGTAAGAGAAGACTATCCTGACGGGGCTTTTGAACAGACTCTTATTGAAGAGTATATAAATATTGATGATTGGCGGGAACAGTTGCGGAATCAGCTTGGTATGGATAAATTTTTTAAACAGGTACTGCGCCCTGAAATTAAAATAGATTATAAAGAAGCTGAAGAGTATTATCGAAAACATTTATCAGATTTTTATGTCCCCGCCGGAAGCCGGCTGCTCGTTGTCAGTGGACCAAGTAGAGACAGGGTTAGTCACGCAGTTGATTCTTTGATGAAAGGAGAGTCTCCTAAAATAGTTGCCTCAAAATTAAAACAGGTTAGAGTGCGTGAAACATGGATAAGAGATGGACAGTATCCTACTGAGTGGGAGAATGAAATTCACGATTTAAAAGTTGGTGAAGCAAGCCAGATTATGGTTAAAGACCGTAGTGTTATCTGCCTGATTCTTAAGGAAAAAAAAGAAGCTACATTGTTGACTCCTTCTCAGGCATATCCAACAGTTGAAAAGGTCCTCCTTGATAAAAAGCTTGATTCGGCTTTTAATTCCTGGCTTACTTCCAAGCTTAAAGTTTCAGATATAAAGATCAGTGAACATTTGCTTGAAAAGCATACAGAAAAGAATGTTGCTAAAAAGAAACCTTCTGAGACAGTTAGTGAATAA
- a CDS encoding chemotaxis protein CheW has product MEEEEKKRQDAELIQLVTFSIGDEEFGVDILKVQEIIRTMEITRVPRAPEFVEGVINLRGKVIPIIDLRRRFGLPTRDHDQHTRIIVIEISNMIVGFVVDSVSEVLRIPEGTVEPPPPVVSGLESEYISGVGKLEDRLLILLDLDRLLSSDEQEQLAQV; this is encoded by the coding sequence ATGGAAGAAGAGGAAAAAAAGCGTCAGGATGCTGAACTCATACAGCTCGTCACTTTTAGTATCGGCGATGAAGAGTTTGGTGTAGATATCCTCAAAGTTCAGGAAATCATACGGACAATGGAAATAACCAGAGTCCCCAGAGCCCCTGAATTTGTTGAGGGTGTTATAAACCTGCGCGGAAAAGTTATTCCTATAATTGATCTTCGCAGACGTTTTGGGTTGCCTACAAGGGATCATGATCAGCACACAAGGATTATAGTTATTGAAATCAGCAACATGATTGTTGGTTTTGTTGTGGATTCTGTTTCAGAGGTGTTAAGAATTCCTGAAGGTACGGTTGAGCCGCCACCGCCGGTTGTTTCCGGTCTTGAGTCGGAATATATCAGTGGTGTAGGTAAACTTGAAGACCGACTTTTGATTCTTCTTGATCTTGACAGGCTTTTATCAAGTGATGAGCAGGAGCAACTTGCACAGGTTTAA
- a CDS encoding SurA N-terminal domain-containing protein, whose protein sequence is MKRVVLTFILSAILVFPSYSFAAEKIIDGIAAVVNGEVITLYDVNKGMEPVLNQFKGREISDVEKDQIEAFRKQLLDRMVNDAILEQEAKSLGVSVSEDDVNGELQSIMENSNISKEELEKKLQLQKTNLTDFKNKIRDNIRKHRLLNYKVKNKVVVTEEEMEKYWNSTQSASGASKPKKMHLKLILFPKGVDAAAIRTEIMDKKVTFEEAADKYTQGPGSGQGGDLGDLSLKDLAETWQDVLKGLKPGEISEIFNVQGMDAVLKLDSYVAEKKASFEEMKDKIYDKLYGEKQDAVFADYIKKLREKAVIEIK, encoded by the coding sequence TTGAAGCGTGTAGTCCTTACTTTTATATTGTCTGCTATTTTAGTTTTTCCGTCTTACAGTTTTGCTGCTGAAAAGATCATCGATGGTATTGCTGCTGTAGTGAATGGTGAAGTTATAACACTTTACGATGTTAATAAAGGTATGGAGCCTGTTCTTAACCAGTTTAAAGGCCGCGAGATCAGTGATGTTGAGAAAGATCAGATCGAAGCATTCCGTAAACAGCTTCTTGATAGAATGGTGAATGACGCTATCCTTGAACAGGAGGCCAAAAGTCTCGGGGTAAGTGTTTCAGAAGATGATGTGAACGGGGAGCTGCAGTCTATCATGGAGAACAGCAATATTTCCAAAGAAGAACTTGAAAAAAAGTTGCAGCTTCAGAAAACCAATCTCACAGACTTTAAAAATAAAATTAGAGATAATATCCGTAAACACCGTTTGTTGAATTATAAAGTAAAAAATAAAGTTGTTGTTACTGAAGAAGAAATGGAGAAGTACTGGAATAGTACTCAGTCTGCATCCGGAGCTTCAAAGCCTAAAAAAATGCATCTTAAACTTATTCTATTTCCTAAGGGAGTGGATGCTGCTGCAATTCGTACAGAGATAATGGATAAAAAGGTTACCTTTGAAGAAGCCGCAGATAAGTACACTCAGGGACCGGGTTCCGGTCAGGGCGGCGACCTTGGTGACTTGAGTTTAAAGGATCTTGCTGAAACATGGCAGGATGTCCTGAAAGGTTTAAAGCCGGGTGAGATAAGTGAAATTTTTAATGTTCAGGGCATGGATGCTGTGTTAAAGCTTGATTCATATGTGGCTGAGAAAAAAGCCAGTTTTGAAGAGATGAAAGATAAAATTTATGATAAGCTTTATGGTGAAAAGCAGGATGCAGTTTTTGCCGATTATATAAAGAAATTGCGGGAAAAAGCTGTCATCGAGATTAAATAG
- a CDS encoding transposase — translation MLKKSDQKQVTVELVTIEELVPENHLLRKINKFIDFSFIREKTKHLYCENNGRPAIDPVVLFKMLFIGYIFGIRSERRLVKEIQVNMAYRW, via the coding sequence ATGTTAAAAAAATCTGATCAAAAGCAAGTCACTGTTGAGCTAGTAACAATTGAAGAGCTGGTTCCTGAAAACCATTTACTTCGAAAAATAAATAAGTTTATCGACTTTTCATTTATTCGAGAGAAGACCAAGCATCTTTACTGTGAGAACAATGGTCGTCCAGCAATTGATCCAGTTGTTCTTTTTAAGATGTTATTTATTGGGTATATATTTGGAATTCGCAGTGAGAGGCGTCTTGTCAAAGAAATACAAGTCAATATGGCTTATCGCTGGTT